Proteins from a single region of Ananas comosus cultivar F153 linkage group 3, ASM154086v1, whole genome shotgun sequence:
- the LOC109707372 gene encoding pyruvate kinase isozyme G, chloroplastic isoform X1, whose protein sequence is MASAMEIGGVTRIRPSSTGAGWGGLAFSRRLSHAFLEAAAVRRAAAGPPPPSDYRGLAVRSVKSSETEGKTMTSLGTSNGPVSPEKVNPAPGLESCELALNPRRKTKIVCTIGPSTNTREMIWKLAEAGMNVARLNMSHGDHKSHQKVIDLVKEYNAQSNGNVIAIMLDTKGPEVRSGDVPQPILLKEGQEFNFTIKRGVTSENTVGVNYDDFVNDVEVGDILLIDGGMMSLAVKSKTADTVTCEVVDGGELKSRRHLNVRGKSANLPSITEKDWEDIKFGVDNKVDFYAVSFVKDAKVIHELKDYLKGCHADIHVVAKIESADSIQNLQSIISASDGAMVARGDLGAELPIEEVPLLQEDIIRRCRSSEKPVIVATNMLESMINHPTPTRAEVSDIAIAVREGADAIMLSGETAHGKYPLKAVKVMHNVALRTESTSASQITQPILANTVQALSDGEFSQSVLSEMFASHATTMANTLGKPIIVFTRTGSMAVLLSHYRPYSTIFAFTNEQRVKQRLALYHGVLPIYMEFSNDAEETFSRAINCLMSVKYLEKGDYVTLVQSGVHSIWRQESTHHIQVRKVQG, encoded by the exons aTGGCAAGTGCGATGGAGATCGGAGGGGTCACGCGGATCCGGCCCTCGTCGACGGGCGCAGGATGGGGCGGGCTCGCCTTCTCGCGGCGGCTGAGCCACGCGTTCTTGGAAGCTGCGGCGGTGAGGCGTGCCGCGgcggggccgccgccgccatcggaTTACAGGGGTCTCGCCGTTAGATCTGTTAAGAGCTCGGAGACGGAAGGGAAGACGATGACGAGTCTCGGCACGTCCAATGGCCCCGTGAGTCCG GAAAAGGTTAACCCCGCTCCTGGGCTTGAGTCATGTGAACTAGCTTTAAATCCTCGTCGGAAAACAAAGATAGTCTGCACCATTGGTCCTTCCACAAATACACGTGAAATGATATGGAAGTTAGCAGAAGCTGGTATGAATGTTGCACGTCTTAATATGTCTCATGGGGATCACAAATCACACCAGAAGGTTATTGATTTGGTCAAAGAATACAATGCCCAATCAAATGGCAATGTTATCGCCATAATGCTGGACACAAAG GGTCCTGAGGTAAGAAGTGGGGATGTGCCTCAACCTATCTTGCTCAAGGAGGGTCAAGAGTTCAATTTCACGATCAAAAGAGGAGTAACCTCTGAAAATACTGTTGGAGTAAATTATGATGACTTTGTAAATGATGTTGAAGTTGGTGACATACTCTTGATTGATG GTGGTATGATGTCACTAGCTGTGAAGTCTAAAACAGCTGATACAGTCACGTGCGAAGTAGTGGATGGTGGAGAACTAAAATCAAGACGGCATCTGAATGTGCGTGGCAAAAGTGCTAACTTGCCGTCTATAACAG AAAAAGACTGGGAAGATATCAAATTTGGTGTCGACAACAAAGTTGACTTTTATGCTGTTTCATTTGTTAAAGATGCCAAAGTGATACATGAATTGAAAGACTATCTCAAAG GTTGCCATGCAGATATTCATGTAGTCGCGAAAATTGAGAGTGCTGATTCAATACAAAATCTACAGTCGATAATTTCTGCTTCTGATGGG GCAATGGTAGCTCGTGGGGATCTTGGTGCTGAGCTTCCAATAGAAGAAGTTCCTTTGCTACAG GAGGATATCATTAGAAGGTGTAGGAGCTCGGAAAAACCAGTTATTGTAGCAACAAACATGTTAGAGAGCATGATAAACCATCCAACTCCAACCAGAGCTGAAGTGTCAGATATAGCTATTGCAGTTCGAGAAGGCGCTGATGCTATAATGCTATCGGGTGAAACTGCTCATGGAAA GTATCCATTGAAAGCTGTTAAAGTGATGCATAATGTGGCGCTGAGAACTGAATCAACGTCGGCATCCCAAATCACTCAACCAATTCTTGCTAATACTGTGCAG GCTCTGAGTGATGGAGAATTTTCCCAAAGTGTTTTGAGTGAAATGTTTGCTTCACATGCAACTACAATGGCAAACACCCTTGGCAAACCTATTATTGTTTTCACACGTACTGGCTCCATGGCTGTTCTTCTTAGCCACTACCGACCTTATTCCACAATATTTGCATTCACAAATGA ACAAAGAGTAAAGCAGAGGCTGGCACTCTATCATGGTGTGCTGCCTATATACATGGAATTCTCTAATGATGCAGAAGAGACCTTCTCTAGAGCAATAAACTGTTTGATG AGtgtaaaatatctagaaaaggGAGATTATGTCACTCTTGTTCAGAGTGGAGTACACTCGATTTGGAGACAGGAATCCACCCATCACATCCAAGTCCGCAAAGTCCAAGGTTAA
- the LOC109707372 gene encoding pyruvate kinase isozyme G, chloroplastic isoform X2 codes for MASAMEIGGVTRIRPSSTGAGWGGLAFSRRLSHAFLEAAAVRRAAAGPPPPSDYRGLAVRSVKSSETEGKTMTSLGTSNGPVSPEKVNPAPGLESCELALNPRRKTKIVCTIGPSTNTREMIWKLAEAGMNVARLNMSHGDHKSHQKVIDLVKEYNAQSNGNVIAIMLDTKGPEVRSGDVPQPILLKEGQEFNFTIKRGVTSENTVGVNYDDFVNDVEVGDILLIDGGMMSLAVKSKTADTVTCEVVDGGELKSRRHLNVRGKSANLPSITEKDWEDIKFGVDNKVDFYAVSFVKDAKVIHELKDYLKGCHADIHVVAKIESADSIQNLQSIISASDGAMVARGDLGAELPIEEVPLLQEDIIRRCRSSEKPVIVATNMLESMINHPTPTRAEVSDIAIAVREGADAIMLSGETAHGKYPLKAVKVMHNVALRTESTSASQITQPILANTVQTKSKAEAGTLSWCAAYIHGIL; via the exons aTGGCAAGTGCGATGGAGATCGGAGGGGTCACGCGGATCCGGCCCTCGTCGACGGGCGCAGGATGGGGCGGGCTCGCCTTCTCGCGGCGGCTGAGCCACGCGTTCTTGGAAGCTGCGGCGGTGAGGCGTGCCGCGgcggggccgccgccgccatcggaTTACAGGGGTCTCGCCGTTAGATCTGTTAAGAGCTCGGAGACGGAAGGGAAGACGATGACGAGTCTCGGCACGTCCAATGGCCCCGTGAGTCCG GAAAAGGTTAACCCCGCTCCTGGGCTTGAGTCATGTGAACTAGCTTTAAATCCTCGTCGGAAAACAAAGATAGTCTGCACCATTGGTCCTTCCACAAATACACGTGAAATGATATGGAAGTTAGCAGAAGCTGGTATGAATGTTGCACGTCTTAATATGTCTCATGGGGATCACAAATCACACCAGAAGGTTATTGATTTGGTCAAAGAATACAATGCCCAATCAAATGGCAATGTTATCGCCATAATGCTGGACACAAAG GGTCCTGAGGTAAGAAGTGGGGATGTGCCTCAACCTATCTTGCTCAAGGAGGGTCAAGAGTTCAATTTCACGATCAAAAGAGGAGTAACCTCTGAAAATACTGTTGGAGTAAATTATGATGACTTTGTAAATGATGTTGAAGTTGGTGACATACTCTTGATTGATG GTGGTATGATGTCACTAGCTGTGAAGTCTAAAACAGCTGATACAGTCACGTGCGAAGTAGTGGATGGTGGAGAACTAAAATCAAGACGGCATCTGAATGTGCGTGGCAAAAGTGCTAACTTGCCGTCTATAACAG AAAAAGACTGGGAAGATATCAAATTTGGTGTCGACAACAAAGTTGACTTTTATGCTGTTTCATTTGTTAAAGATGCCAAAGTGATACATGAATTGAAAGACTATCTCAAAG GTTGCCATGCAGATATTCATGTAGTCGCGAAAATTGAGAGTGCTGATTCAATACAAAATCTACAGTCGATAATTTCTGCTTCTGATGGG GCAATGGTAGCTCGTGGGGATCTTGGTGCTGAGCTTCCAATAGAAGAAGTTCCTTTGCTACAG GAGGATATCATTAGAAGGTGTAGGAGCTCGGAAAAACCAGTTATTGTAGCAACAAACATGTTAGAGAGCATGATAAACCATCCAACTCCAACCAGAGCTGAAGTGTCAGATATAGCTATTGCAGTTCGAGAAGGCGCTGATGCTATAATGCTATCGGGTGAAACTGCTCATGGAAA GTATCCATTGAAAGCTGTTAAAGTGATGCATAATGTGGCGCTGAGAACTGAATCAACGTCGGCATCCCAAATCACTCAACCAATTCTTGCTAATACTGTGCAG ACAAAGAGTAAAGCAGAGGCTGGCACTCTATCATGGTGTGCTGCCTATATACATGGAATTCTCTAA